One region of Thunnus albacares chromosome 20, fThuAlb1.1, whole genome shotgun sequence genomic DNA includes:
- the LOC122970811 gene encoding phospholysine phosphohistidine inorganic pyrophosphate phosphatase has protein sequence MLRACAVNTYHFVMADSGWPGCAKSLKGVILDMCGVLYDSGEGDGVAIQGSIEAVKKLKASDLKLRFCTNETQATREKFVAKLQRLGFDISVSEVFSPAPAAVAVLKERGLRPHLLVYDALLPEFDSVDKSKPNCVVIGDASEKFSYQNLNEAFRVLIGLEKPVLFSLGQGRYYKETDGLKLDVGVFMKALEYACDLEAEVIGKPSRTFFQSVLNDMGLQPHEVVMIGDDLVNDVGGAQHCGMKGVQVRTGKYRPSDERHPTVTADGTVDNLAQAADMILNQRKH, from the exons ATGTTACGCGCATGCGCTGTGAACACATACCACTTCGTCATGGCCGACTCAGGATGGCCGGGCTGCGCGAAGAGTTTGAAAGGTGTCATATTGGACATGTGTGGCGTTTTGTATGACAGCGGCGAGGGAGACGGGGTTGCCATTCAAGGGTCGATTGAAGCTGTGAAAAA GCTCAAGGCATCTGACCTGAAGCTGAGATTCTGCACCAATGAGACCCAGGCCACAAGAGAGAAGTTTGTTGCCAAGCTGCAAAGACTGGGCTTTGACATCTCTGTATCTGAGGTCTTCTCTCCTGCACCTGCAGCCGTAGCTGTCCTCAAGGAGAGAGGCTTGCGGCCTCACCTGCTGGTGTATGATG CACTTCTCCCCGAGTTTGACAGTGTTGACAAGTCCAAACCAAACTGTGTGGTCATTGGAGATGCATCTGAAAAGTTTTCCTACCAGAACCTGAACGAGGCATTCAGGGTCCTTATAGGCCTGGAGAAACCAGTGCTGTTCTCTCTTGGCCAAGG GAGGTACTACAAGGAGACGGATGGTTTGAAATTAGATGTAGGAGTTTTCATGAAGGCTCTAGAG TATGCCTGTGATTTAGAGGCTGAAGTCATTGGAAAACCATCCCGAACATTTTTCCAGAGTGTTCTCAATGATATGGGGCTTCAACCACATGAG GTAGTGATGATTGGGGACGATTTGGTGAATGATGTAGGTGGGGCCCAACATTGTGGAATGAAAGGCGTACAAGTCAGAACTGGCAAATACAG GCCCAGTGATGAGAGGCACCCAACGGTGACAGCTGACGGCACTGTAGACAACCTGGCCCAGGCTGCGGACATGATCCTCAATCAGAGGAAGCACTGA